In Deltaproteobacteria bacterium, the genomic stretch ATCATCCCTCCGACGATCCTCAGCCACATCATGGCTCAGGTCGCGCTGCGCCGAGAGCTGCGGGTGGTGTTCGACGATCTCTTCGGGCCGGAAGGCTCGGAGGTGTTCTTCCGTCCGGCCGCGGAGTACGGCCTGGTCGGCCGCGAAGTCGACTTCGCCCAGATCCACCAGGCCGTCGCACGGCGCAACGAGACCGCGCTGGGCCTGCGCCTGCGCGGGCGCGGGGACGCAGTCGACGACGAGGTGCTGATCAATCCACCCCGCGACCGTCGCTGGCCCCTGCGGGAAGGCGACGACCTGGTGGTGCTCGCGACCTACGCGTGCTGACGTCCGCGTGGGCGCACGCGACGTGCACCGCCTGCGTCACACCACGCGCTGCACACCGTCGATCACCGCCGCACGCGGGAGCGGCTCGGGCCGCAGGCCGGCGACGTCGCGTCCGCACGCGCGGCACGACGCCGGCGCGCCAGCGCGCCGATGGGTCTCGGAGATCAGACACACACCGCCGAACAGCAGCAGCGGCACCAAGCCGACGATGAACGGCCCGACCAACGAGGCGCCGAGCACCGAGACGAAGGCGTAGCCCCACGCGCACACCTGCGCGAGCCGCCACAGCGGATGGGGACGACCGACGGCGAGCGCATCACAGTGGGGGCAACGCAGCAGTGTCATGACCTCGAACCTCCGAAGCGGTCGCCGCCCGGCGACCTCGGACGGACAACGGAGACTATCGATCGATAGTTTCATGGCCTATCGAGCGATAGGTCACCGGCAGGGGTCATCGCGCGGCGCTTGGAATTCCGGTAACTTGCAGCCGATGGCGCGCGCCCCCCGGACCGCCCGACGCGGCAGCGGACGCCCCGCGACACCGGTCGACCGACGTCGTGAGGTGCTCGAGGCTGCGCTCGAGCTGATCGCCGAGCGCGGCTACGCGGGGGCCTCGCTGCGGGTGCTCGCGCAGCGCGTGGGCATGCAGCAGCCCAGCCTCTATCACTACTTTCGGACCAAGGAGGAGCTCATCGAGCAGATCCTCGCGACCTTCTCGGCCGACATGCTCGCGATTGGTGGCGCCGCGCCACCAAGCACGCTCGACGAGGTTCCGCAGTGGATCCGTGACCGCGTCATCGCGCTGTACGAGACCCGCACGCATCCGCTGTTCGTGCGAGTGATGTTCCAGGTCTCGCGCCTGCACCCGCGCTACGGCAGGCTCATGCGCGAGTTCTTCGTCGACCGCGTCGACGAGGCCATGCGCGCGTTCGCGATGCCATTCGTCGAACGCGGCGAGATCGACGAGGACAGCGTGGTGTTCGCCGGGCGCCTGGCCGTCAACGCGCTGGGCCTGCGCCTGATGGAGGAGCGGGTGTTGTTCGACGATCGTCCGCTGTCGCCCTCGGTCTACGCCTACGCCGATTTCGTGGTCGAGGCGATGCGCGCGTTGCTGCGACAGTTCGCCCGTCCGCCGGCACGCCCACGCGCGAGCCGAACCCGACGCCGCTGACGCGCGCGATGGGCCAGTCGCTCCACCCTCGTTCAGCGCGCGCGCGGCCGCGTCACGATCGCGAGCACCAGCGACGCGGCCAACACGACATCGACCGCGCGCCCGAGGCTGACGCCGGCCAGCGCCTGTAGCCGACACCACGCCGCGACGCCGGCGACGACGATCGCGCCCCAGCGCATGGTCGCGAGCGCCGTGAGCCGCTTTCCGCCCGGCGCGGCCATGCCCGAGCGCACGTAGACCACCGCGCCGACCACCGCGAAGCCGAGCAGCGGCAGCGCGGCAACGGCCTGTCCGTGGCGCCACACCACGAACGCGACCAACAGCAGCTGCCCGTGCATGAGCCCGATCGGGCCGCGCAGCACGTCGCGCGCGGCGTCGTGCAGTCGCGGCCACGCCACGCCCAGCACCGCGAGTCCGAACAGGAACGGGGAGCCGAACCCCGACAGCATCAGCACGCCCTGCAGCAGGCCCCGCTGGAACTCCGCGATCAATAGCGCGACGAAGCTGCGGCCGTCGGGCGTGATCGGCAGCGCGGCGGCGATGACGATCGCCAGCCCGCACGCATGCGCAAGCCATGGGATCGTCGTTGGCGTCGCGGCGACGGGCTCGGCGGTGGCGTTCTCCGGTGAATCCGACACCACCGCATCATCGCACGACGCCCGCCTGCTACGATGGCCGGGTGCGACCGCCGCTCCCTGGCACGCGGGCCTGCTCGCCCGCGCGGACCACGACGCCCCTGCGGCGCGCGAGCGCGGTCGCCATGATGACGCTGCTCGGCTGCGCGGGCGCCGAGGTCGGAGGTGGCAGCGGCGGACCCGGCAGCCTCGGCGGCAGTGGTGGCACGCAGGGCACCGCGACCGACGCGAGCGGTGGCGGCACCACCAGCGACGGCAGCGGCGAAGCCGAGAGCTCGACGAGCGCGCTCGGCAGCGACAGTGGCGACACCGGCCCCTGCAACGAGACGGTTTGGTACCTCGATGCCGACGGCGACGGTCGCGGTACCGCGACCACGACGGTGATGGCCTGCGATCCACCCGCGGGCTACGTGCCGTTCGGCGACGACTGCGACGACGCCTCGGCGGCGCGACACCCCGGCGCGACCGAGCTCTGCGACGGCGCCGACGACGACTGCGACGGACTCGTCGACGAGGCCTCGACGATGAACGCCGAGTGCAACGGGTGCGCGCTGTTCGAGGCCGACGGGCGTGCGTACGCGTTCTGTTCCGCGGGCGCGACGTGGGACGGCGCGCGGGTGGCCTGCGCTGCGTTCGCGGGCGACCTGCTGCGCTTCGACGACGCTGCCGAGTCGGCCAGCGTGATCGCCTTCGCCGAGCCACCACCGGTGCCGGCCGGCGGATGGTTCATCGGCTTGAGCGACAGTGCCAACGAGGGCGCGTTCGTGTGGATCGACGGCGCCGGCCTCGACTTCACGTCGTGGAACGCCGGCGAACCCAACGACGCCGGCGGTGCGGAAGACTGCGTCGAGATCGACCCCACGGTCGGCATCTGGAACGACGTGCCCTGCGACACCCCGCGGGCATTCGTGTGCGAGTCACCAGCGCCGTGACCCGGCCGCGCGGTGCGACGGACAAGGGGCCGGTAACCACGGGCACCTTTTCAGGGGGTCCTGAAAAAAATCTTGGACCCGCCGGAAATGCTCCGTTTGTCGGGGTCCAATCTCTGACCCCTTCCCTCTTCGTAGGGTCGGGAGCCCGGCCGACCGGGGTGGATGCGGAAGGGGGGATCCCCGGTCGGCCAGGCCACACGCGACGACACCCGTATAGCAAACGCCAGTCGCATGCGGTAGAGCTGCGCGGGCGTGGGCCAGGGTGACGAGCCGCGCTTTGGCGTGTGGGTCGCTCGCACGCCGCCGCGAACGAGGTTCGGCGGACGCGCGTCCGCCCGCGCATCGCATGCGGCAAGCGCGGGCGCCGAGCCGCATGCGCGGGTCGCCCACCACGGCAATCGGGCTCGACCCGGCGGCTCGCCAGGCGTCGGTGGCCGCAGCGTCGACGCTGCAAACGAGAGCGGCGCTACACGTTCGGCCGCCGTGATCCGCCGATGATCGTCGCGTTCGCAGTGCTCGCGATGCTCGCCGCGCCCGCCGTCGACGGCGGCGCGCCGCTGCAGCCGCCACCACGTAGCTACCGCGCGGTGCGGACGATCGATCCGATGGTGATCGACGGTCGCGACACCGAGCACACGTGGGCACTCGCCGAGCCCGACGATCGCTTCGGCGAGCGACAGCCCGAGCTCGGCGCGACCCCGCCGGTGCGCACGGTGTTGAAGGTCGCCTACGACGATCTCGCGCTCTACGTGCTGCTGGCGTGCGAGAGCAAACCAGGCGACATCATCGTCCGCACGCTGCGACGCGACAACCCGGGGATCTTCTCCGACGACACCGTCTACGTGAAGCTCGATCCGACCCACGATCGGCGCACGGGATACAGCTTTGGGGTCAACGCCGACGGCGCGCAGATCGACGCGCTCGGGCTCGAGGACGGCCGCGACTTCATCACGCAGTGGGACTCGGTGTGGACCGCCGAGGTCGAGCGCCGCGACGACGGCTACACCGTCGAGTTCCGCATTCCGTTCGCCATCCTCGGCCTCAAGCGCACGAGCGAGCGCGTGATGGGACTCGAGATCTCGCGCGACCACCCCAGCCGCAACGCGACCTACGACTGGCGCGTGATCGTGCCGCCACGCAGCCCCATGGCCGCCAGCCAGTTCGGCACGCTCGAGGGCCTGCGCGACATCGCGGGCCAACGCGCGATCGAGTTCACGCCGTACGCCGCGTTGCGCACCAACTTCAGGCCCGAGTTCACCGCCGACCCCGCGCGGCGCCCCAACGTCGCCAGCGGCGGTGACGTGCGCGCACAGATCGGCGCGGGCTCCTACGCCGAGGCCTCGCTGCTCACCGACTTCGCGCAGGTCGAGGCCGACGAGGTCCAGGTCGCGCGTGACCGCTTCCCGCTGTTCTTCCCCGAGCGCCGGCCGTTCTTCATCAACGGCCTCGAGGTGTTCAACTTCGGGCGCGCCAGCGAGGCGCAGCTGTTCTTCTCGCGCAAGGTCGGCCTGGTCGACGGCCGCCCGGTACCGCTGCTCGGGGGCGCCAAGGTCTACGGTCGCAGCGCGTTGGTCTCGTACGGCCTGCTGCACGTGCAGACGCTGGGCTCGCCCTCGGAGCCCGATCGCGGGCTCGCGGCGGCCGACCCGACCAACGTCTCGGTGGCGCGCATTCGCCTGCAGGCGACCCGCATCTTCAACGTCGGCATGATGTTGCTGGGCGAGCACCGCTTCGGCCGCCCCCACTCGGACGACGCCGCCGGTGGTCTCGACGCGCAGATCATCAGTCGCGATGGTCGCATCGCGTGGAGCAGCTTCGCGGCCGCGACCTGGGCGCAGCGGCCGGGCGCGCCCGCGGCGATCGCCGACGACGGCAGCGTCACGCCCGCCGGCGCAGCCAGCTCGGCGATCGGACCGAGCGCCTACTCGCTGCTGGAGTATCGCGGCCTGTTCGTGCGCCCGTCGCTGCTGTGGCTGTGGAGTGACCGCGACTTCTCGCCGGTGATGGGCTTCTACCGGCGACCGGGTTCGTCGCGGCAGCAGGCCGCGGTGGAGTTCGCCCCGCGGCCACGCGCATTGGGCCTGCGCGAGGTCGTGTTCGGTCCCAGCTACAGCGTCGAGGCCACGCCGGACTACGGCCAGCGCCTGGGCCAGGAGGCCAGCAGCCGCGTGGCGCTCAATTGGCGCAATGGCGCCAACGTGGAGTACCGCGTCACGCACTTCATCGATCGCGTGCAGCAGCCCTTCACGTTGTACGAGCACGACGTCGACGCCAGGAGCTACAGCGGCTTCCGTCAGCGCGTCGGCTTTGGCACGCCCGAGCGCCGCGCGCTGGGCCTCGAGGGCAGCTACGAGGCGTTCTCGCTGTTCGGCGGCTTCGCGCACCAACCCAGCGCGACGATCACCGCCCGCCTGGGCAAGCACTTCACGTTCGCCGCGACCTACGTGCACCTCATCGGTCACCTGGCGTCGTCACGGGACGCCTTCAACTTCGGCTTCGCCAACGGCAACCTCGACATCGCGATCACGCGCAATCTGGCGTTCGACACCCTCGGGCGCCTCGATCTGTCGCCGGGTCGACAACGCTTCGGCCTGCAGTCGCGGCTGCGCTGGCGCTTCGCGCCCGGCAGCGACGTCTACGTGGTGTACCGCTACGATCAACCGTTCGGGCCGGGGGATGCCAGCAGCACCGCGGTGCGTGAGCCGTTCCACGAGCTCACGCTCAAGTTCACCTACTACCTGCGCACCTTCATCAACCGCTGATGAGTCGCAGCTCGCGGGTCGGTCGCTTGGGGTGACCGAACAGGTAGCCCTGCAGCAGATCGCAGCCAAAATCGGTCATCGCGCGGGCCTGCTCGTCGGTCTCGATGCCCTCTGCGACCGTGAGAATGCCGAGATCGCGACAGACCTCCGCGACGGCCGCGACCAGTCGTGCCCGCACACCGCCGCGCACGACCTCGCGGCACAGCGCCATGTCGAACTTCACGATGTCGGGCGACAGCTCCGCGAACGCGTTGAGCCCGTTGTAGCCCGCGCCGAGATCGTCGATGGCGACACGGAAGCCGTGCGCGCGCAGGCTCGCGATGCGGGCCGCGAGCCGTTCGTCGCCGGTGATGGTCTCGCGCTCGATCAGCTCCAGCACCACCCGAGGGGCGTGGGCGACCAGCGGGTTGCGCTCGTCGTAGAACTCGTCGTCGTCGAGCGCGCGCGGGTGGGTGTTCACGAACAGCGGGATCTCGGGTGGGAGGGTGCGCAGCAGCTCCCCGACGCGCGTCCGCAGCACCCGCTCGACCGCGACCACGGCATCTTGCTCCTCGGCGAGATCGAACAGCGCCATCGGGCCGCCGATGCCGGGGTGGTCGCAGCGCGCGAGCGCCTCGTAGGCGTACAGCGCCCCGCCGTGGGCGTGCACGATGGGCTGGATCGCGATCCACAGCTTGGGCAGCGCCTCGGCCAACAGCGCGGCGCGGGCCTGGTTGGCCTTGCGTGCGTCGTGGAAGCCACGCTCGAGCTCGCGTCGCTGCTCGCGGGCGGCGAGCGCCTCGGTGATGCACGACGCGAGATCCTGCGGCGGGCACGGCTTGGTGAGAAAGCGGAACACCCGCGCCTCGTTGATGGCACGCAACGCCGCATCGACGTCGGCCTGCCCCGACAACAGCACGCGGCAGACCTCCGGGTGCAGCTGACGCACGACCGTGAGCAGCTCCGCACCGCCCATGCCGGGCATCTTCTCGTCCGAGACCACCACGTCGATGCTGCGCTCGCGCAGGATCGCGAGCGCGGCGGTCGCCGAGGGTGCAGTCAGCACCTCGAGCGGCTCGCGCCACAGTCCGCGCCGGACGTTGGCCAGCACGCTGGGGTCGTCGTCGACGAACAGCACCGACGGCCGGGGGTTGATCGCCAGCACCTCCATCACACGCCTCCCACTGCTTGCTTCGGTGCCTTGCCCGCGTTGGCGAGCACGAGCGACACGATTTCACCGCGCTCGCGACGGTCGCCACGCTCGGCCCACTCGGTGAGCGCGCCCGCGTACGCGCGCTCTGCCAGGCGAAGCGCGTCGATGCCGTCGATGTAGCCCGAGGGGCACACGGGGTCGTCGTGGTGCGCGGCGACGATCTCGACCGTGGCCTGCGGCAGCCCCCACAGCGACAGCAGGAAGCCGCCGCACTGGGCATGATTGCCGCCGAATCGCAGCGACTCGCTGGCCGCGAGCGCGCACTCGTCGACACCGTGCTCGGCACTGGTGGCGGCATACTCGTGCGGCGCAACCCGGGCGAAGCCGACGCGACCGATGTCGTGCAGGAGCGCGGCGGCGCGAACATCTGCACGGGCGTCGGGCGCCACGAGGGTCGCCGCGAGCTCGCCCACCGCCATGCCGTGCTCGCCGATGTCGCCGATGCCGGCGCCACGCTCACTCATCACGCCCAGCAGTAGCACCGCGGCGCGGACGTTCTCGAAGCCGAGCTGGCCACACGCACGATCGAGGCTGGTGACCGGTCGGGGCGCGCCGAACCACGAAGAGTTTGCGAGCTTGAGCAGGCGCGCGGTGATCCCGATGTCGCGCTGAATGATCTCGACCAGGTTCCTGCGTGACGGATCGCGTGCGGAGAGCTCGCGTAGGGCCTCCGCGTGCACCGCCGGCATCGCGCTCGGCTCGCTGAGTGAGCGCAGCGCGGCCGCGAACGCGTTGTGGCAGCCGCCGCCGGCAGCCAGGCACTCCGAGATGTGCTCGGCGAGCCGGTCCGGCGTCACCGGCTTGCTCACGAATCGATGGGCGAAGGTCAGTGCGTCGATACACTGCTTCACCTCGCAGGTGCCCGAGAATGCTGCACGCACCACCACCGGATGGTTGTCGCGCAGGTACGCCAGCAGCGAGACCCCGTCGACGTCGGGCAGCGAGAGGTCGATCAACGCGAGGTCGAACGACTGCGTCTCGAGCAATGTGCGCGCCTGCGCGGCCGAGGCCGCGAAGTGGCACTCGAAGCGTTCGCGGTAGCGTCGTAGCGCGCGGCGCAGGCCCTCCCGAACACCGTGATCGTCGTCGACGAACAGCACTTGCGGCTTCATGGCGACACTCCGCTGCGCTGCAGCGGCAGCGTCAGGCGCACGGTCGTGCCCGCGCCCGGCTCGCTGCAGAGAATGACCCGGCCCCCGTGTCGGTCCTCGATCGCGGCCCGCACCATCGCGAGCCCCTGACCGGTCCCGATCCCGACCGCCTTGGTGGTGAAGAACGGCTCGAAGACCCGCGACTGCACTGGCGCCGGGATGCCGACACCGTTGTCGCTGACCTCGATCTCGATCGCCGCCTCGCGCAGTCGCGACTGGATGCGAATGAGACCGTCGTCGGTGCCGACCTCCGCGATGGCATCGCGGGCGTTGACGATGAGGTTGACCAGTACCTTGCCGAGCTCGCTGGCCGAACACACCAGCGGCGGCAGTCGCTCGAGCTGGGTCTCGACCTTCGCGACGTGACGACACGCCGCACGGGTCATGCGGACCGCGGACTCGATGAGGCCGTTGACGTCGGCGGGCGCATCGGGCCGGTCGACCCCGTGCGTCAGCTCCTTCATCGTGCGGACGATCTCGGCGATGCGACCGGCGCCCTCGATGATGCTGTCGATCGCGGGCGGCAGCTCACGTCGGACGAAGCCGTCGTCGGCCCGCGCCGCCGCGGCGTCGAGCTGCGCCAACACCTCGCCGGGGTCGCCGCCGCGGCGCACCACGGTCGCGAGCTCCTGGTGGCACTGCAGCAGCCGCAACAGCTCGGTGACCGCATCGCGCGCGAAGTGGCCCGCGTCGCTGATGTACTGCGACGGCGAGTTGATCTCGTGCGCGACCCCGGCAGCGAGCCGTCCGACCACCTCGAAGTGCGCGGCCTGGTGGGCTCGCTTGAGCCGCTCGGAGTGATCGCGGGCGTCCATCGCGACCCACAGCGTGCGGGACGGATCGTCGAGGTCGGCGGTGCACGACGTCAGCACGTCGATCGGCGGGCCTTGATCGAGCAACAGCTCACCCGAGACGGTTCCGGCCTGCGCGTCGTCGTGGACCAGCAGGAGCGACTCGATCGCCCGCCCGATCAGCTCGCGACGGGGGTGGCCCAGCAGTGCACAGGCGCGCACGTTGACGTTGGTCACGACGCCGGCGTCGACCTGGAACACGGCACAGGGCATGGCGTCGTAGTCGAATGCGCTCACGGGGCTCGGGACCAGTGCGAGCGGTGGCGCAGCAGGGTGTTGCAGGCTCGCGCGACGCATCCCATCGGTCACATCGCGCGGGTCGGTGCCGCGCTTGAGCACGCGTTCGGCCCGCGCGAGGGGCCGCGGCGGCGTGCCGGTGCGGTGCGGGTCGCAGGCTCCGCCGCCGATGGCCCCTTTTGGTGCGACGCGCAGCGCGGCCGCAGCGCGCTACGACGCGTCGCGGAAGCAGCGTGGCCGCGCGAGCAGGTCGTCGGCATCGGCCGATGCACACCACTGTCGCCACGCCTCGCGATCGGCGCCTCGCCAGCGCATGGCCTCGAGGTCCTCCACCAGTGGCACGTCGTGCACCAGCGTCGCGAGCTGCTTGTAGAGCGCGACGTCTGCTCGTCGGGCCGCGAGCTCCGCCGCGAGGCGCTCGGCCCCGCGCACCTTCACCGTCCACGCGCGCGGATCGTCGGGGATCGCCTCGACGTGACGGTAGTGCCCGAGCAGCGCGGCGCTGCTCTTCTCACCGAACCCTGGGACGCCGGGGATGCCATCGGCGCTGTCGCCGACCAACGCCAGCAGGTCCGCGATGCTCTCGGGCCCCACGCCACGGCGCGCCCGCAGACCGGCCTCGTCGGTGAGCTTCTTGCGGATGCGATCGATCTGCACCACCTGCTCGCCGCGTAGACACTGACCGAGGTCCTTGTCCGGCGAGAGGATGCGAACCTGCTCGACCTGCTCGCAGCGGCCTGGGGCGAACCGTGAGGCCGCGGTGGCCAAGGCGTCGTCGGCCTCCCACCGATCCATCGACCACGTCACCAGGCCCAGCGCCCGCGCGACCGTCTCCGCTTCGTCGAACTGCGCCAACAGCTCGGGTGGCACGCCGTCCTCGGTCTTGTAGCCGGCGAACAGGTCGTTGCGGAACGAGCGGATGGGGTTGTCGAACGCGATGCCGACGTGGGTCGGTCGCTCGTCGGCGTCGTCGAGCAACGCGAGCATGTTGAGCGCGAGCCCGTGGCACGCCGTCAGCGGCCGACCGTCGCGGCCGACGTGGGGTGGCCGCGGCGTGAAGTGGGCGCGGAAGAGCTCGAAGGTGCCGTCGACGAGGTGGACGCGCATGGTCGCGCGAGAGCTTGTCGCGGATCGCCCACGGGTGCGACATCGAATCGGGCCGAGCGGCGCTATCCTCCGTATGGAGCTGCAAGCGCCCGTGGCCGACCCGCACCAAGATCCGACCGACCGACCGCCGGGTGCGCTCACGGCGACCATGGCGGTCCCCGTCGGTGAGTTGGGCGAGACCGGCCCGATGGCGTCACGGCCCCATCGCGCG encodes the following:
- a CDS encoding HDOD domain-containing protein produces the protein MKPQVLFVDDDHGVREGLRRALRRYRERFECHFAASAAQARTLLETQSFDLALIDLSLPDVDGVSLLAYLRDNHPVVVRAAFSGTCEVKQCIDALTFAHRFVSKPVTPDRLAEHISECLAAGGGCHNAFAAALRSLSEPSAMPAVHAEALRELSARDPSRRNLVEIIQRDIGITARLLKLANSSWFGAPRPVTSLDRACGQLGFENVRAAVLLLGVMSERGAGIGDIGEHGMAVGELAATLVAPDARADVRAAALLHDIGRVGFARVAPHEYAATSAEHGVDECALAASESLRFGGNHAQCGGFLLSLWGLPQATVEIVAAHHDDPVCPSGYIDGIDALRLAERAYAGALTEWAERGDRRERGEIVSLVLANAGKAPKQAVGGV
- a CDS encoding ATP-binding protein; this encodes MSAFDYDAMPCAVFQVDAGVVTNVNVRACALLGHPRRELIGRAIESLLLVHDDAQAGTVSGELLLDQGPPIDVLTSCTADLDDPSRTLWVAMDARDHSERLKRAHQAAHFEVVGRLAAGVAHEINSPSQYISDAGHFARDAVTELLRLLQCHQELATVVRRGGDPGEVLAQLDAAAARADDGFVRRELPPAIDSIIEGAGRIAEIVRTMKELTHGVDRPDAPADVNGLIESAVRMTRAACRHVAKVETQLERLPPLVCSASELGKVLVNLIVNARDAIAEVGTDDGLIRIQSRLREAAIEIEVSDNGVGIPAPVQSRVFEPFFTTKAVGIGTGQGLAMVRAAIEDRHGGRVILCSEPGAGTTVRLTLPLQRSGVSP
- a CDS encoding flap endonuclease — translated: MRVHLVDGTFELFRAHFTPRPPHVGRDGRPLTACHGLALNMLALLDDADERPTHVGIAFDNPIRSFRNDLFAGYKTEDGVPPELLAQFDEAETVARALGLVTWSMDRWEADDALATAASRFAPGRCEQVEQVRILSPDKDLGQCLRGEQVVQIDRIRKKLTDEAGLRARRGVGPESIADLLALVGDSADGIPGVPGFGEKSSAALLGHYRHVEAIPDDPRAWTVKVRGAERLAAELAARRADVALYKQLATLVHDVPLVEDLEAMRWRGADREAWRQWCASADADDLLARPRCFRDAS
- a CDS encoding EAL domain-containing protein, whose protein sequence is MEVLAINPRPSVLFVDDDPSVLANVRRGLWREPLEVLTAPSATAALAILRERSIDVVVSDEKMPGMGGAELLTVVRQLHPEVCRVLLSGQADVDAALRAINEARVFRFLTKPCPPQDLASCITEALAAREQRRELERGFHDARKANQARAALLAEALPKLWIAIQPIVHAHGGALYAYEALARCDHPGIGGPMALFDLAEEQDAVVAVERVLRTRVGELLRTLPPEIPLFVNTHPRALDDDEFYDERNPLVAHAPRVVLELIERETITGDERLAARIASLRAHGFRVAIDDLGAGYNGLNAFAELSPDIVKFDMALCREVVRGGVRARLVAAVAEVCRDLGILTVAEGIETDEQARAMTDFGCDLLQGYLFGHPKRPTRELRLISG
- a CDS encoding carbohydrate binding family 9 domain-containing protein, which translates into the protein MIVAFAVLAMLAAPAVDGGAPLQPPPRSYRAVRTIDPMVIDGRDTEHTWALAEPDDRFGERQPELGATPPVRTVLKVAYDDLALYVLLACESKPGDIIVRTLRRDNPGIFSDDTVYVKLDPTHDRRTGYSFGVNADGAQIDALGLEDGRDFITQWDSVWTAEVERRDDGYTVEFRIPFAILGLKRTSERVMGLEISRDHPSRNATYDWRVIVPPRSPMAASQFGTLEGLRDIAGQRAIEFTPYAALRTNFRPEFTADPARRPNVASGGDVRAQIGAGSYAEASLLTDFAQVEADEVQVARDRFPLFFPERRPFFINGLEVFNFGRASEAQLFFSRKVGLVDGRPVPLLGGAKVYGRSALVSYGLLHVQTLGSPSEPDRGLAAADPTNVSVARIRLQATRIFNVGMMLLGEHRFGRPHSDDAAGGLDAQIISRDGRIAWSSFAAATWAQRPGAPAAIADDGSVTPAGAASSAIGPSAYSLLEYRGLFVRPSLLWLWSDRDFSPVMGFYRRPGSSRQQAAVEFAPRPRALGLREVVFGPSYSVEATPDYGQRLGQEASSRVALNWRNGANVEYRVTHFIDRVQQPFTLYEHDVDARSYSGFRQRVGFGTPERRALGLEGSYEAFSLFGGFAHQPSATITARLGKHFTFAATYVHLIGHLASSRDAFNFGFANGNLDIAITRNLAFDTLGRLDLSPGRQRFGLQSRLRWRFAPGSDVYVVYRYDQPFGPGDASSTAVREPFHELTLKFTYYLRTFINR
- a CDS encoding TetR/AcrR family transcriptional regulator encodes the protein MARAPRTARRGSGRPATPVDRRREVLEAALELIAERGYAGASLRVLAQRVGMQQPSLYHYFRTKEELIEQILATFSADMLAIGGAAPPSTLDEVPQWIRDRVIALYETRTHPLFVRVMFQVSRLHPRYGRLMREFFVDRVDEAMRAFAMPFVERGEIDEDSVVFAGRLAVNALGLRLMEERVLFDDRPLSPSVYAYADFVVEAMRALLRQFARPPARPRASRTRRR